From a single Lolium rigidum isolate FL_2022 chromosome 7, APGP_CSIRO_Lrig_0.1, whole genome shotgun sequence genomic region:
- the LOC124674664 gene encoding indole-2-monooxygenase-like isoform X1, protein MAAHLVPLFLTPQALLLYLLLLPLLLLLQRRHYFARGEQAASVHGERPPPSPPSKLPLIGHMHLIGSDPHVSLAALAAKHGESGLMLLRLGQVLNLVVSTPHAAEAVLRTHDHVFANRPHNAFADTLLDGADIAFAPYGEFWRQMRKLLTTHLLSAKKVLSLRHGREEEVRLVIAKIQDAAATGAAVDMTKLLSTYTNDIACRAVSGKFFREEGRNELFREVIDGNVAAFGGFNPQDYFPSLAKVDMLSRVLFSKMHRLRKRWDELLDRIIEDHANRASSLEQQHEDQDADFVDVLLSRQHEYSLTRQHIKAILIDMFVAGTDTSYVVLEFAMAELMRKPHLMAKLQAEVRNNTPKDQQMVTEHDLGRMPYLKAVLKETVRLHPPLPLLLPHLTVETCVIDGLTVPTDTRVIINVWAIGRDAGSWEDSNRFMPERFEGAVAPDFKGRDFQLLPFGGGRRICPGINFGMSTVEIMLANLVYCFDWAPPMGMRHEDIDMTDVFGMTVRRKQKLLLVPRSRHVSCS, encoded by the exons ATGGCGGCTCACCTAGTACCACTATTCCTAACTCCACAAGCTTTATTGCTCTATCTCTtgctcctccctctcctcctcttactGCAACGACGACACTACTTCGCACGCGGGGAGCAAGCAGCATCCGTCCATGGCGAGCGCCCCCCTCCTTCGCCTCCCAGCAAGCTCCCTCTCATCGGCCACATGCACCTCATAGGCTCCGACCCTCACGtctccctcgccgccctcgccgccaagCACGGAGAGAGCGGCCTCATGCTCCTCCGCCTGGGCCAGGTGCTCAACCTCGTTGTGTCCACCCCCCACGCCGCCGAGGCGGTCCTGCGCACGCACGACCACGTCTTCGCGAACCGCCCGCACAACGCGTTCGCCGACACCCTCCTGGACGGCGCCGACATCGCCTTCGCCCCCTACGGCGAGTTCTGGCGGCAGATGAGGAAACTCCTCACCACGCACCTCCTCAGCGCCAAGAAGGTGCTCTcgctccgccacggccgcgaggAGGAGGTGCGCCTGGTCATAGCAAAGATCCAGGACGCGGCGGCCACCGGCGCCGCCGTGGACATGACGAAGCTGCTCAGCACCTACACCAACGACATCGCGTGCCGCGCCGTGTCGGGCAAGTTCTTCCGGGAGGAAGGCCGGAACGAGCTGTTCCGGGAGGTGATCGACGGCAACGTTGCCGCCTTCGGGGGGTTCAACCCGCAGGACTACTTCCCGAGCCTGGCCAAGGTGGATATGCTCTCGCGAGTGCTGTTTTCCAAGATGCATCGGCTGAGGAAGAGGTGGGACGAGCTGCTCGACAGGATCATCGAGGACCATGCCAACAGAGCGTCGTCGCTAGAGCAGCAACACGAAGATCAGGATGCAGACTTCGTAGATGTGCTCCTCAGCCGTCAGCACGAGTACAGCCTCACTAGGCAGCATATCAAGGCCATTTTGATA GACATGTTTGTAGCTGGGACAGACACGTCATACGTAGTCCTGGAGTTCGCCATGGCTGAGCTCATGCGGAAGCCACACCTCATGGCCAAGCTCCAAGCTGAGGTTAGGAACAACACACCCAAGGACCAACAGATGGTCACGGAGCACGATTTGGGCCGCatgccctacctaaaggccgtcttaAAGGAGACCGTCCGGCTGCATCCGCCGCTGCCGCTTCTCCTCCCGCACCTCACCGTCGAGACATGTGTCATTGATGGCCTAACGGTCCCCACTGATACCCGCGTCATCATCAATGTCTGGGCTATCGGTAGAGACGCCGGGTCGTGGGAGGACTCGAACAGGTTCATGCCTGAGAGGTTCGAAGGCGCCGTGGCCCCCGACTTCAAGGGGAGAGATTTCCAGCTCCTGCCGTTTGGTGGTGGGCGACGGATATGTCCTGGGATAAACTTCGGGATGTCCACCGTGGAGATCATGCTCGCCAACCTTGTCTACTGCTTCGACTGGGCGCCCCCTATGGGAATGAGGCACGAGGACATTGATATGACAGATGTGTTCGGGATGACGGTGCGTCGAAAGCAGAAGCTACTTCTTGTCCCAAGATCAAGACATGTTAGTTGTTCATAA
- the LOC124674664 gene encoding indole-2-monooxygenase-like isoform X2, whose translation MAAHLVPLFLTPQALLLYLLLLPLLLLLQRRHYFARGEQAASVHGERPPPSPPSKLPLIGHMHLIGSDPHVSLAALAAKHGESGLMLLRLGQVLNLVVSTPHAAEAVLRTHDHVFANRPHNAFADTLLDGADIAFAPYGEFWRQMRKLLTTHLLSAKKVLSLRHGREEEVRLVIAKIQDAAATGAAVDMTKLLSTYTNDIACRAVSGKFFREEGRNELFREVIDGNVAAFGGFNPQDYFPSLAKVDMLSRVLFSKMHRLRKRWDELLDRIIEDHANRASSLEQQHEDQDADFVDVLLSRQHEYSLTRQHIKAILIDMFVAGTDTSYVVLEFAMAELMRKPHLMAKLQAEVRNNTPKDQQMVTEHDLGRMPYLKAVLKETVRLHPPLPLLLPHLTVETCVIDGLTVPTDTRVIINVWAIGRDAGSWEDSNRKGRDFQLLPFGGGRRICPGINFGMSTVEIMLANLVYCFDWAPPMGMRHEDIDMTDVFGMTVRRKQKLLLVPRSRHVSCS comes from the exons ATGGCGGCTCACCTAGTACCACTATTCCTAACTCCACAAGCTTTATTGCTCTATCTCTtgctcctccctctcctcctcttactGCAACGACGACACTACTTCGCACGCGGGGAGCAAGCAGCATCCGTCCATGGCGAGCGCCCCCCTCCTTCGCCTCCCAGCAAGCTCCCTCTCATCGGCCACATGCACCTCATAGGCTCCGACCCTCACGtctccctcgccgccctcgccgccaagCACGGAGAGAGCGGCCTCATGCTCCTCCGCCTGGGCCAGGTGCTCAACCTCGTTGTGTCCACCCCCCACGCCGCCGAGGCGGTCCTGCGCACGCACGACCACGTCTTCGCGAACCGCCCGCACAACGCGTTCGCCGACACCCTCCTGGACGGCGCCGACATCGCCTTCGCCCCCTACGGCGAGTTCTGGCGGCAGATGAGGAAACTCCTCACCACGCACCTCCTCAGCGCCAAGAAGGTGCTCTcgctccgccacggccgcgaggAGGAGGTGCGCCTGGTCATAGCAAAGATCCAGGACGCGGCGGCCACCGGCGCCGCCGTGGACATGACGAAGCTGCTCAGCACCTACACCAACGACATCGCGTGCCGCGCCGTGTCGGGCAAGTTCTTCCGGGAGGAAGGCCGGAACGAGCTGTTCCGGGAGGTGATCGACGGCAACGTTGCCGCCTTCGGGGGGTTCAACCCGCAGGACTACTTCCCGAGCCTGGCCAAGGTGGATATGCTCTCGCGAGTGCTGTTTTCCAAGATGCATCGGCTGAGGAAGAGGTGGGACGAGCTGCTCGACAGGATCATCGAGGACCATGCCAACAGAGCGTCGTCGCTAGAGCAGCAACACGAAGATCAGGATGCAGACTTCGTAGATGTGCTCCTCAGCCGTCAGCACGAGTACAGCCTCACTAGGCAGCATATCAAGGCCATTTTGATA GACATGTTTGTAGCTGGGACAGACACGTCATACGTAGTCCTGGAGTTCGCCATGGCTGAGCTCATGCGGAAGCCACACCTCATGGCCAAGCTCCAAGCTGAGGTTAGGAACAACACACCCAAGGACCAACAGATGGTCACGGAGCACGATTTGGGCCGCatgccctacctaaaggccgtcttaAAGGAGACCGTCCGGCTGCATCCGCCGCTGCCGCTTCTCCTCCCGCACCTCACCGTCGAGACATGTGTCATTGATGGCCTAACGGTCCCCACTGATACCCGCGTCATCATCAATGTCTGGGCTATCGGTAGAGACGCCGGGTCGTGGGAGGACTCGAACAGG AAGGGGAGAGATTTCCAGCTCCTGCCGTTTGGTGGTGGGCGACGGATATGTCCTGGGATAAACTTCGGGATGTCCACCGTGGAGATCATGCTCGCCAACCTTGTCTACTGCTTCGACTGGGCGCCCCCTATGGGAATGAGGCACGAGGACATTGATATGACAGATGTGTTCGGGATGACGGTGCGTCGAAAGCAGAAGCTACTTCTTGTCCCAAGATCAAGACATGTTAGTTGTTCATAA